Below is a window of Elusimicrobiota bacterium DNA.
CGATAAAGGATATCAAAACATTTTGGCTGCGATATATCTTCTAAATTAAACCCGCCGAAGGATGGCTGCAGAAGTTTAACAGTTTGGATAAACAACTCCTTATCTTCAGTACCCAGGCATATCGGTACTGCATCAACACCCCCGAGGTACTTAAAGATTAACGCCTTACCTTCCATCACCGGTATTGCTGCCAGAGGGCCAATATTCCCAAGCCCGAGTACACGTGTACCGTCGGATACCACTGCTATAGTATTCCACTTATTAGTGAATTCATACGCGAGTTTAGGATCACGGTTTATTGCCATACACGGTTCCGCAACACCAGGGGTGTACCAGATAGCAAAGTCGTTGATATCACGGATACAGCATTTTGGAACAACTTCTGTCTTCCCGCGGTAGAACGGGTGTAGTTTCATGGAATCTTCTTTTGGTTTGTTACTCTGTTGGACAAGTTTTTCATCATTCAAGTTTTTTGGGCTAGACATTTGTTAACACCTTTCATCAATTCTTTAGTTCGGTATTATTTTAAGATATCTATCATTATCTGTCAATCTACACAACATTTAATTAAAAAACACAAATACCAGCCTTCAGTGTATTTACGCTGCGCTTTAATTAAAGTTTAACTAGAAAGTACAAGTCTAGTGGTTGTGAAGATATTCACATTAATATATTATTGACATTTTAAGCAATTATTAGAATAATATATTAAAAGGTTTAAAAAGATGTGTATATCATATAATTTTAAAAAAATACAATATGAAAATGAAGGAAAAGTAAATATACAATGTGTGCACTATTTAGAAGCAATAAGATCGGACAGGGTATTGACCTCATCAAGTCAAACAAAATGGATGAAGCACTACAGTTTTTTGCGGAAATCCACACAAAAGAACCTAAGAACGTCGACGCTATCATTGAAATAGCAAAAATATACTTCAAAAAAAACGATATTAGTTCCTGTAAAAACATATTGTTAAATGCAATTGAGCTTAATCTCGATAAAGACAATATTGATGCAATACTTGAACTAACAAACCATCGTATGATTGCCAGTGATAAGTACCTCAACAATTCACCTGTATTTTCACCGGACGGCACCAAGATTGTCTATACCTCAATCCGTAACGACACCAACGGCGACAATCTTATTGACAACAACGACCGTGCGGGATTGTATATGTACGACCTGTATGCAAACAAAGAAACAGAACTTGTGAGTGACAAGTACCATAACTCAGCGCCCTCCTTTTCCCCGGATGGAACCAAAATAGTCTGCCTCTCCGCAAGAAGAGATACTAACCATGACGGTATGATTAACCATATGGACAACCCTGAACTATGTGTAATAGAAACAAGTTCAGGAAAAGAAAGCTTATATATTTCCGGGGAATGGTGTTTCAAACACCCGACATTATCTCCTGATAACAGGCACTTGTTATTCTCAGGCTGGCGTCCGGGATCTGAGATCCTGGGGATCTATGTCTGGAACCTGGAAACTGGTAATACTAAAAGAATATCGCCGGAACGGTTCAACAACACATACCCCACATGGTGTCCCGAAGGTAAGAATATATTGTACACCAGCTGGAGAGAAGATTCTAACCATGACGATATAATCAGTATACAGGACAATTCCGGGATTTATATTTTTGATATGGAAAAAAATGAGGAACATCAGCTGGTAAACCATAACTATGATTCACGGTTCCCGCATTTTTCACCCGACGGCAAGACAATACTATACCTCTCCCGCAGGAGAGATACTAATAATGACGGTAAGATTGACTCGTTTGATAATCCCGGTATTTTTGTGATGAACCTAAAAACCAGGAAAGAAAGTATTGTCGTATCCGACGATTACTTTAATTTATTCCCGACCTTTACGCATGATTCCGATAATATTGTATACCTTGGCAGCTGGCGCAGCGGTAAAAAAAAGGTGTATAACCGCGATTATTTTGAGAATAAAGGCGTATACATGTCTTCAATTTCCTCACACAAGGAAGCTAATATCGTTAATGAAAAATATTATGGCTGCCGGAATACCGTCGCATCGCCGAGCCAGGATATGGTGACATATCTTTCCTGGAGAAAAAAAACTAACCGCGGGGTCTATCTCGCATACCTAAAAAAAGAGTTGACAAAAGACGAGCTCAAGAATATCATTATAAACAACTTCGGTGATTGAGCTCTAGTGAAGTAATGAAAATAGATTAAGGCAAATATGATTATCGGTATTACAGGCTCCAATGGCGCTGGTAAAGGCGCTGCTACAGAATATTTGAAGGCCAAAGGGTATGTTATATACTCATTATCCGATGTTGTAAGAGAAGAAGCTGCAGCACGCGGGTTGGATAATTCAAGGGCAAACCTCGTAAAAACCGGGCGTGAACTCCGGGATACCTACGGCCCGGATGTTTTAGTTGTTAAACTTGAACCCAAACTTAACACTGTACCAACCGGCAAATTTGTGGTGGACAGCATCCGCAATACCGGCGAGATACAACGTTTACGCATAAACCCGGCGTTTGTATTATTAGGTATTGACGCTGCAGCGGAAATACGGTATAACCGCATAGTTACGCGGTCCCGCGCGGGTGATACCCTTACTTATAAAGCATTCATCAAAAATGAACAAACAGAAAATTCGAGTACTGCAGCGGGACAGCAGTTAGGAAAGTGTATACAGGAAGCTGACATAATAATATTAAACAATACAACACTAGACTCATTCCATAAACGTATAAACATTTTTTTGGAAGGCGTGGAACGGTATGTCAATAAACAAAAGTAGGAACAAAACGTATAAACGTTTAAGCTGGGATGAATACTTCTTAAAACTTGCGTTACTCGTAGCGGAACGCAGCACATGTGTACGCCATCATGTCGGCGCAGTTATTGTACGTAACCGCCGGGTACTAACCACAGGATACAACGGTGCTGCAGCAGGGGTTAAGGATTGTATGGAACTCGGATGCCTGCGTAACGCACTGAACATCCCGTCAGGCCAGCGTCACGAAATATGCAGGGCAATACATGCGGAACAGAACGCCATCATCCAAGCCGCTACCTACGGGACGGATATCTCCGGAGGAACATTATACTGCACGCATTCACCCTGTATACTTTGCGCGAAGATGCTGGTCAACGCAAAAATTATGCGGTTCGTTTCCTGCGGGGAGTACGCGGATAAACAGTTCATCGCATTATTTAAAGAAGCTAAGGTAGAATTTGTTAAATTACCGAAGCCAAAACTTGTGATTGACACCCTGGATTGATTTTTTGTTCATAACTGTGCTATAATTTTTTTTGAAAATCGGATTAATACGCAGCTTTTTGGGTTGGATTGGAGTGACAAATACGATGTTATCGCATGTTTACACAAGCACAGTGGTTGGTATCGACGGATGCATGGTAAAGGTTGAACTAGACATCTCCACGGGATTACCTTCATTCTCGATAGTAGGCTTACCTGACACCGCAGTAAAAGAATCGCGTGACCGCGTAACTTCTGCATTACGTAATACAGGATACGACTTCCCTATAAAACGTATCACCGTGAACCTAGCCCCCGCGGATATCCGTAAAGCAGGCGCGGCATATGATCTACCCATAGCGATAGGGATACTTTCCGCAACTGAACAAATTAACTCATCCGCGCTTAACGACTACATCCTTATCGGTGAACTTTCGTTGGACGGTAAAGTCAGGGAAGTACACGGTATTCTGCCGATAGCGTTAAAAGCACGGGAAAACGGGTTTCAAGGCATTATTCTCCCGGAGAACAATAAAGTTGAAGCGTCAGTCGTAAAAGATATTGATATTATCCCGGTTATAAGCCTGGAACAAACCGTAAATTTTTTGAATGACAAAACATCGGTAACCCCGTACTCCGTTAATCTACAAACATTATTCTCTGACAAACAACAGTATATTTACGACTTTGCGGATGTCAAAGGGCAGGAGTTCGCAAAACGCGCATTGGAAGTCGCTGCAGCGGGCGCGCATAATATTTTACTTATCGGCCCTCCGGGTGCCGGGAAAACTATGCTGGCTAAACGGTTAGCCACAATCTTACCGGATCTGACCTTAGAAGAAGCTGTGGAAAGTACGAAGATACATTCCGTTGCGGGTATACTTGGTAAAAAAACAGCATTAAACGGTACCCGGCCGTTCAGGTCACCGCATCATTCAATAAGTAACACCGCGCTTATCGGCGGCGGAATATTCCCGCGCCCAGGTGAGGTTTCACTTGCGCATCACGGAGTATTATTCCTTGATGAACTCCCGGAATTCAGGCGTGATGTCCTTGAAGTTTTGCGACAGCCACTGGAAGATTGTGTAGTAACAATCTCTCGTGCAGCTGCCAGTATAACCTACCCCGCAAGGTTTACCCTTGCCTGCGCAATGAACCCGTGTCCCTGCGGGTACTACGGGCATCCGTTACGCGAATGCGCGTGTACGCCGTTCCAGATTGAGAAGTACTTAAGTAAAATCTCGGGCCCGTTGATGGACCGCATAGATATACACGTTGAAGTTCCTGCATTAAAGATTGACGAACTTACCGCACGGATTTTTGTTAGTGAACCTTCAGATACCATACGTAAACGCGTAGTCGCTACACGTGAAATACAAACTGCCAGGTTTAAGGGGTATCAGCATATCCACGCTAATGCGCATATGTCATCACGCGAGATCAAGCATTTTTGTGTACTCAACACCGCCAGCCATCTTTTGTTACGCAGCGCAATTGAAAAACTTGGCCTTTCCGCCCGTGCGTATGACCGTATACTCAAAGTAGCAAGGACAATCGCGGATTTAAATACGCATACTGACATCCAAACCCAGGACGTTGCGGAAGCTATACAGTACCGCAGTCTGGACCGCAAACTATTTGCCGGAGGTGTTATCTAGATGAGAAACAAAATGATACTACATATTTTTGCGGGTATCCTGATTCATAACTCAACACTTTGTATTGCTCTGGCGGAAGTTATACTTACCCAACCAACGTTTGACAATTATTATTCACCCCCCAGTGGAAAAGGTAACCGTGTTTCCGGGGTTCTTAATACATACACTTCCTGCGGAGTTATGACTAAAAAAACAGTCTTACCGGTAAACACTGCGTTGTTCATAATAACTAAAGGCACTCCTGTCAGTATAGACCCGCGGTTGTATACTGAAAAACAACAATATTACCCGTCAGTAAAAGAGGTATACCTCTACTGCACAACAGTGCCGGGTAGTGAGGTTATCAGCATTACGGCAGTAGATCAGGAGAACAGAGTTATTGACCCTGAACTAAGTTTTAGTTACACAATCTCACCTGAAGGCAAGGTTGAACTTCGGATGCTATTAAACACACTTTTAAATACATACCTGCTTACACGGGAAATCATCGTAACCCTGCGCACTTCTACTCCGTCGGGTGAAACCACAGAATTTATTTCTTCGCCATTACTATTTTTCCCGGATAAACGAATAGTTAATATATACAACAACATATTTTATCCTCACAGAGATGAATATTTTATTGTTAATATCTCAGGCGGGAATACAGAAGAAAAGTTTGAGTTCAGCATTTACGACCTCATGGGTAATATCGTATACAACAAACAAAGCGGGGTACTCAACACCGGGTACGGTACAACCTTAACCTGGGATGGCGAACAAAAAAACAGCGGGGTAGTTGTCCCCAGCGGCACGTATTTTGTACAGGTACTTCTTCTCCCTCAAAAAACCGAGGTATGTAACTGTAAGGTAGTGGTTATACAATGAATAAACTTTTTACGTTCATTTTTGTGCTGATAAATATACTCATACTCTCTAAAATGCTAAACGCTGCGGAGACAGCAGGGTTACAATTTGTATTATTAACCCACGACCCTAAAACTGTTGCATTAATGGACTCCTGTGTATCCCAAACCACACGCACATCCTTTCCTGTGGAATTAACCCCGGCAGTAAATACGGTTAATAATGATATTGTCACAGAACTTTCCTCGACATATCTCCGCGGATTAAGTGATTCTTATGGTTACTCAATAAAGCTTACCCGCACACTTGCTTATAACGGAACAACTTTTATCTTCTGGAAAACAGGGTACTCCGCCGGAGAGATTCACTACACCAAACTTGATAAAACCGGGAAAACAGTATTTGAAGACAGTGTTAACGCGGAATCCAGCGGTGTTACGGCGTTAACATTATCCCCCAAGCTTCTAAGGGTTAGTACTGCTCTTATATCTACGGGGATAACACTAAAATATGTGGAAAGCACACTTGCACAGTGTTGTACGGTAAATACACTGCTTGCTGATACCGGGATTAACTGTATATTCACTCAAATATTCCCAATATTTTCTTTGGGTATAACTTTGAACAATGCAGGGTTTAATGACTACAGTTATGACACTATCAAAGAATCACCGCCAACATTACTGAGAGCGGCAGTAGGGTTACAGGCCATACCCTTTTTACCGGACTGCGTGACAACCATTGCGTACCATAAAGGAGTTAACAGTAATAACGAATGGTATAGCGCCGGATGCGAGAACCGTGTATCGGAAAAACTATTGATTAGATTCGGCCTGAAACTATATGACGGCTATACCACTTATGCAGCTGGGGGTAGTTTAAGGATCCGTAATTTTGTGCTGGACTACACCGTAAACACTACCGTCAACGGTACAATGATGCATCGTGCAGGGATTAACTACAGTATTAGTTCTGCAGTATATAAAGAAACTATTGACGATATATACAATAAAGGTGTAGAATATTTTGAGTCAGGGGATTATGTTAATGCGAGCATTATGTTTGCAGAGGTTATAACTAAAACGCCTGAGCATGCGGATGCAGTGCGTATGCTGACAATCATCGGCGGTAAGTTAAAGTAACCAAAAATGACCCCTGCAATAATTAAAGGAGGCGTGGAGAACTATAATGCGCAAACTTAACTCATTAAAACACATTTTAATTATTACTCTGGTACTATTCATAGGTACCGGGATGTTGTTTTCGGAAGAGAGTAGTTATACAGTAAACACCGGTGATTCACTCTGGAAAATCGCTACGGATAAATACGGGACAGGGTTTGAGTGGAAAAAAATATGGACTGCTAATCCGGGAATAAAAAACCCAAACCTCATTTTCCCGGGTGATACTATCTTACTCCCCGATGCATCTACCCTCGCAGCAATAACAGAACCCTCACAGCCTGCGCAGATGCAGGAAACACCGTCTTCATCAACTCCCGCTGCTGCAGACACAAATTCCGCTGCATCATCAGCGGCACAGCCACAGGAAAAAGTTAACTCCCCTGCGAATGATAATACTGATAAAGGCGAAAAAATAGCTGAAGGACAGGTTGAAACTGAACAGGAAGAAGAAAAACCGGCCGCCACTATGGAACTCCGTACTACCGATAAATCCTCAATCAATTCAGGGGATAAGTATACCACCGACAGTTTTATAGTACCCGAAAAAATTAATATTGACGGTAAAATCGTAGGCTCCCAGGACGATAAGTTCCTGATTTCACAGGGCGATATTGTATATCTCAACTTCGGAAAAAATAAGGGCGCTAAGGCCGGGTTAAAATGTATAGTTTACCGTATCTCAAAATCAGTCATAAGTGAAGATACCGGTAAAGATATAGGCACGGCATACCTTAAAACCGGCGTTCTGGAGATAAGCTCAGATGTTGAAGACGACGTTTCCACCGCAAGGGTTAGCATTATTTACACACCACTGGAAATCGGTGACCTTGTGAGGTTGATAAAATAAACACATGCGCGGATTCTTAACCGTTGTACTTATCATCGCGGGGATTATGTACGGCCTATACTGGGGATTGATGCAAGGAAATTTTCAAACTATCATAGACGAACATCATGAAGAATACCCTGTTATGGCAAAACTACAGACCCTTCTATGCTGGTCATTTTATATTAGCAGCCAATGGGAATTCGCACTGGGTGCATACAAGAAGTACCTGGAATACTTCCCGGATGACAACCCTGAACAAGCAAAAACTGTGAAGTTCAGGATTGCGGATTGTTACCAAAAACTTGACCGTGTAGACGAAGCTGCAGCGGTTTACCACGAAATCATTGAAGTTGACACCGGTACCTGGCGCGCAACGATGTCGGGTAAACGGTTAGAAATGCTTAATAAGTAATTCTGTACTCTATTCATAACATAATTAGTTAAATATTCATTTTGGTTTATTAATACTGGATTGGGAGGCTTTTTTCTATGGGCTTGGATGACAATAAACATGCGTGTATCATGCTAAATATGATACCGGATATAGGAACAACACGGATCCGCAGATTACACGATTTTTTTAATGGTAACCTCCAGCGGGTATTCAAAGCAACAACTTCAGAACTCTGTAACGTAGAAGACATCGGTAAAATCCTTGCACAGCGCATAGCCAGCGCTGACTTAGACAGTGTGAATACAGAACTAAAACTAGCACAGGCGCTCGGGGTTAAGATAATAACGGTATATGACGATGAATACCCTTTGATGCTGAGGTATATCTCCGACCCGCCAACTGTTATGTATATCAGGGGAAGCATCCCCGCGCAGAACGATATCCCTGTAGCCGTGGTGGGTACACGCGCACCTACGAGCTACGGCAATATGGTTGCGGAACGGTTATCCACAGCCTTAGCCGAACTAGGGGTTACCACTGTCAGCGGCCTTGCCCGCGGGATTGATACCCGGGTACACTGCGCTACGCTTAACGCCGGAGGTAAAACAATCGCTGTCCTTGGCAACGGTTTATACCACCACTACCCTCCGGAGAACAAAAAACTTGAGGATAAAATCATAGAGTCCGGTGCACTGATAAGCGAGTACCCGCTTAAGTATCCGCCTGATAAATCAAGTTTTCCCCGGCGGAACAGGTTAATCTCAGGGCTATGCCTGGGGGTAGTGGTGATCGAAGCAGGCTTAAAAAGCGGTGCACTGATAACCGCCAGGCTTGCCAGTGAGCAAGGTAAAGAAGTCTTTGCTGTCCCGGGTAATGTATTCTCCAAATGTTCACAAGGGCCGCATATGCTTATAAAACAAGGCGCGAAGCTTGTGGAATCAATCACCGACATTATTGACGAACTAATGCCGTTGCGTGAACGCCTCGCGGGTTTAACAGCAGAAACATTAAGGAAAAATAACCAAAATGTTTTTTGTATAATAAACAATTTAGCAGAAGACGAAAAATTGGTGTATAATATATTGCCTGTTGAACCAGTGGCATTGGATTCGATGATTGAAAACACAAATTTTTCGGTCAGCCATATATCACAGGTATTGTTACAGCTGGAAATAAAAGGGTTAGTAAAAACGTTAGCCGGTAAGATGTATTTAAAAGTAGGAAGCATGGAGTAGATTTGATTATGAAGCTAGTAATCGTAGAATCACCGACAAAAGAAAAAACGATCTCAAAATTTCTGCCGAAAGATTATACCGTAAAATCTTCATTTGGCCACGTACGCGACCTCCCGAAAAGCGAGCTTGGGGTGGATATCGCGAATGATTTTAAACCTACCTACGAACAAGTGGAACGCGCAAAAAAAATGATTCCCACCCTGAGGGAACTCGCATCAAAAGCCGAAACCGTAGTGCTTGCAACAGATTATGACCGTGAAGGCGAATCCATAGCGTGGCATTTAAAAGAAGAACTTAATATCTCGGAAGACCGTATTAAACGCATAACATTTCATGAAATAACAAAATCCGCGATTATTGACGCACTAAAAACTCCCCGTGCGATTGATTATAACCTTGTCAACGCTCAGCAGGCACGGCGTATACTTGACCGTATTGTAGGCTACAAAATATCGCCGGTCCTGTGGCAGCGGATAAAAGGCGCGCGGTCCGCCGGGCGTGTACAATCCGTTGCATTACGCTTACTTGCGAACCGCGAGAAAGAAATCCGTGAGTTCAAACCGGAAGAATACTGGACCATAAAAGCTGACCTCCTGACAGGAACCCAGCCTGAGAAACAAGACATTACGGGGTTCACCGCTGACCTTGTGGAGTATGAATCAAATAAAATAGAAAAATTTGATATAAAAACTGAACAACAGGCAAAGTCTGCGGTTGATAAACTTTCCCCGGGTAAATTTGTGGTTGACGAAGTAACCGCCAAAGAAAAAACTAAACGCCCGGCACCGCCGTTTATTACCTCCACACTTCAGCAGGAAGCGTCACGCAAGATCGGGTTTCAGTCACGGCGCACGATGAAGATCGCACAGGAATTATAC
It encodes the following:
- a CDS encoding tetratricopeptide repeat protein — translated: MCALFRSNKIGQGIDLIKSNKMDEALQFFAEIHTKEPKNVDAIIEIAKIYFKKNDISSCKNILLNAIELNLDKDNIDAILELTNHRMIASDKYLNNSPVFSPDGTKIVYTSIRNDTNGDNLIDNNDRAGLYMYDLYANKETELVSDKYHNSAPSFSPDGTKIVCLSARRDTNHDGMINHMDNPELCVIETSSGKESLYISGEWCFKHPTLSPDNRHLLFSGWRPGSEILGIYVWNLETGNTKRISPERFNNTYPTWCPEGKNILYTSWREDSNHDDIISIQDNSGIYIFDMEKNEEHQLVNHNYDSRFPHFSPDGKTILYLSRRRDTNNDGKIDSFDNPGIFVMNLKTRKESIVVSDDYFNLFPTFTHDSDNIVYLGSWRSGKKKVYNRDYFENKGVYMSSISSHKEANIVNEKYYGCRNTVASPSQDMVTYLSWRKKTNRGVYLAYLKKELTKDELKNIIINNFGD
- a CDS encoding AAA family ATPase — encoded protein: MIIGITGSNGAGKGAATEYLKAKGYVIYSLSDVVREEAAARGLDNSRANLVKTGRELRDTYGPDVLVVKLEPKLNTVPTGKFVVDSIRNTGEIQRLRINPAFVLLGIDAAAEIRYNRIVTRSRAGDTLTYKAFIKNEQTENSSTAAGQQLGKCIQEADIIILNNTTLDSFHKRINIFLEGVERYVNKQK
- a CDS encoding dCMP deaminase family protein, with the protein product MSINKSRNKTYKRLSWDEYFLKLALLVAERSTCVRHHVGAVIVRNRRVLTTGYNGAAAGVKDCMELGCLRNALNIPSGQRHEICRAIHAEQNAIIQAATYGTDISGGTLYCTHSPCILCAKMLVNAKIMRFVSCGEYADKQFIALFKEAKVEFVKLPKPKLVIDTLD
- a CDS encoding YifB family Mg chelatase-like AAA ATPase; this encodes MLSHVYTSTVVGIDGCMVKVELDISTGLPSFSIVGLPDTAVKESRDRVTSALRNTGYDFPIKRITVNLAPADIRKAGAAYDLPIAIGILSATEQINSSALNDYILIGELSLDGKVREVHGILPIALKARENGFQGIILPENNKVEASVVKDIDIIPVISLEQTVNFLNDKTSVTPYSVNLQTLFSDKQQYIYDFADVKGQEFAKRALEVAAAGAHNILLIGPPGAGKTMLAKRLATILPDLTLEEAVESTKIHSVAGILGKKTALNGTRPFRSPHHSISNTALIGGGIFPRPGEVSLAHHGVLFLDELPEFRRDVLEVLRQPLEDCVVTISRAAASITYPARFTLACAMNPCPCGYYGHPLRECACTPFQIEKYLSKISGPLMDRIDIHVEVPALKIDELTARIFVSEPSDTIRKRVVATREIQTARFKGYQHIHANAHMSSREIKHFCVLNTASHLLLRSAIEKLGLSARAYDRILKVARTIADLNTHTDIQTQDVAEAIQYRSLDRKLFAGGVI
- a CDS encoding LysM peptidoglycan-binding domain-containing protein, with amino-acid sequence MRKLNSLKHILIITLVLFIGTGMLFSEESSYTVNTGDSLWKIATDKYGTGFEWKKIWTANPGIKNPNLIFPGDTILLPDASTLAAITEPSQPAQMQETPSSSTPAAADTNSAASSAAQPQEKVNSPANDNTDKGEKIAEGQVETEQEEEKPAATMELRTTDKSSINSGDKYTTDSFIVPEKINIDGKIVGSQDDKFLISQGDIVYLNFGKNKGAKAGLKCIVYRISKSVISEDTGKDIGTAYLKTGVLEISSDVEDDVSTARVSIIYTPLEIGDLVRLIK
- a CDS encoding tetratricopeptide repeat protein — encoded protein: MRGFLTVVLIIAGIMYGLYWGLMQGNFQTIIDEHHEEYPVMAKLQTLLCWSFYISSQWEFALGAYKKYLEYFPDDNPEQAKTVKFRIADCYQKLDRVDEAAAVYHEIIEVDTGTWRATMSGKRLEMLNK
- the dprA gene encoding DNA-processing protein DprA; its protein translation is MGLDDNKHACIMLNMIPDIGTTRIRRLHDFFNGNLQRVFKATTSELCNVEDIGKILAQRIASADLDSVNTELKLAQALGVKIITVYDDEYPLMLRYISDPPTVMYIRGSIPAQNDIPVAVVGTRAPTSYGNMVAERLSTALAELGVTTVSGLARGIDTRVHCATLNAGGKTIAVLGNGLYHHYPPENKKLEDKIIESGALISEYPLKYPPDKSSFPRRNRLISGLCLGVVVIEAGLKSGALITARLASEQGKEVFAVPGNVFSKCSQGPHMLIKQGAKLVESITDIIDELMPLRERLAGLTAETLRKNNQNVFCIINNLAEDEKLVYNILPVEPVALDSMIENTNFSVSHISQVLLQLEIKGLVKTLAGKMYLKVGSME